A DNA window from Streptococcus mutans contains the following coding sequences:
- the aroC gene encoding chorismate synthase has translation MRYFTAGESHGPRLTAIIEGVPAGLPLTADYINAELKRRQGGYGRGGRMKIESDQVEITSGVRHGLTMGSPITLNVTNRDFKNWTEIMSAADIEDKKKSIRKLTKPRPGHADLVGGMKYRFSDLRNSLERSSARETTMRVAVGSVAKRLLEELEIAIASHVVVLGGIEVDVPENLTVAEIKERASQSEISVVNQEHEQEIKDYIDQIKKEGNTIGGIIETVVGGVPVGLGSYVQWDRKLDAQIAQGVVSINAFKGVEFGLGFKDGYLKGSDVMDEITWSKEDGYRRKSNNLGGFEGGMTNGQPIVVRGVMKPIPTLYKPLMSVDIETHEPYKASVERSDPTAVPAAAVVMEGVVATVLATEILNKFSSDNMEELKEAVKSHQKFIKEF, from the coding sequence ATGAGATATTTTACAGCTGGGGAATCGCATGGTCCTCGTCTGACAGCTATTATTGAAGGAGTGCCAGCAGGTCTTCCTCTGACAGCCGACTATATTAATGCTGAATTAAAGCGGCGGCAAGGAGGTTATGGTCGTGGCGGCCGTATGAAGATCGAATCTGATCAAGTGGAAATCACTTCAGGTGTTCGCCATGGTTTGACTATGGGAAGTCCAATTACACTCAATGTCACTAATCGTGATTTTAAAAATTGGACTGAAATCATGAGTGCTGCTGATATTGAAGATAAGAAAAAATCAATTCGAAAATTAACCAAACCCCGTCCGGGACATGCAGATTTGGTTGGTGGTATGAAATATCGTTTTTCTGATTTGCGCAACAGTTTGGAGCGCTCAAGTGCGCGTGAAACAACTATGCGTGTGGCAGTGGGATCAGTAGCTAAACGTCTTTTAGAAGAACTTGAGATAGCTATTGCTAGCCACGTTGTTGTTTTGGGCGGCATTGAAGTTGATGTTCCTGAAAATCTGACAGTAGCTGAGATTAAAGAACGAGCAAGTCAATCTGAAATTTCCGTTGTTAACCAAGAACATGAGCAAGAAATCAAGGATTATATTGATCAGATTAAAAAAGAAGGCAACACTATCGGCGGTATTATTGAAACTGTTGTTGGTGGTGTTCCAGTTGGTTTAGGCTCTTATGTTCAATGGGATCGCAAATTAGATGCCCAAATAGCTCAAGGAGTTGTTTCCATCAATGCCTTCAAGGGTGTTGAATTTGGCTTAGGCTTTAAGGATGGTTATCTCAAAGGCAGCGATGTCATGGATGAGATTACTTGGTCTAAAGAAGATGGCTATAGGCGTAAGTCCAACAATCTTGGTGGTTTTGAAGGCGGTATGACTAATGGACAGCCTATTGTTGTTCGTGGGGTTATGAAGCCTATTCCGACACTTTATAAGCCTTTGATGAGTGTTGATATTGAAACACACGAACCATATAAGGCCAGTGTTGAACGTTCGGACCCAACAGCTGTTCCCGCCGCTGCAGTAGTTATGGAAGGAGTCGTTGCGACAGTTTTAGCAACAGAAATTTTGAATAAGTTTTCTTCAGATAATATGGAAGAGCTAAAAGAAGCTGTGAAAAGCCATCAAAAATTTATCAAAGAATTTTAA
- the aroB gene encoding 3-dehydroquinate synthase, which translates to MKLNVNLPRKPYDIIIEKGSLSKVGQWVKELWQPQKIALITDNRVGSLYAEKVKLGLEDAGFEIVVFDFLEGEASKNLTTVNKAYEFLLKQGMTRSDGIIALGGGVVGDLAGFVASTYMRGIHFLQIPTSLTAQVDSSIGGKTGVNTPLAKNMVGTFTQPDGVLIDPDTLNTLGKRELIEGMGEVIKYGLIADVELWEILKDLDGSTDSILENAEKIIYHSCNVKRQIVVEDELDNGVRLYLNFGHTIGHAIEATAGYGKVMHGEAVAIGMVQISRIAETKGLMPQGITEKIEAMCLKFGLPTDYSPWNVEPMYQALKHDKKTRGQMIKMVVVPQLGQAAINQISLEEMKEYLEK; encoded by the coding sequence ATGAAATTAAACGTTAATCTTCCTCGTAAACCTTATGATATTATCATTGAAAAAGGTAGTTTGTCAAAAGTGGGACAATGGGTTAAGGAACTTTGGCAACCACAAAAAATTGCTTTAATAACAGATAACCGTGTAGGTAGTCTTTATGCTGAAAAAGTTAAACTTGGTCTTGAAGATGCTGGTTTTGAAATTGTTGTTTTTGACTTTTTGGAAGGTGAAGCCAGTAAAAATTTGACGACTGTCAATAAAGCCTATGAGTTTTTGCTCAAACAAGGTATGACAAGAAGCGATGGTATCATTGCTCTTGGCGGCGGTGTCGTTGGAGATTTGGCTGGATTTGTCGCTTCGACTTATATGCGCGGCATTCATTTTTTGCAAATTCCCACCAGTCTGACAGCGCAGGTAGATTCGTCCATAGGTGGTAAGACAGGTGTTAATACGCCTCTTGCGAAAAACATGGTGGGCACTTTTACTCAGCCAGATGGTGTCTTAATTGATCCAGATACACTCAATACACTTGGTAAGCGTGAACTTATTGAAGGTATGGGGGAAGTTATTAAATATGGTTTGATTGCTGATGTTGAATTATGGGAAATTCTAAAAGACTTAGATGGTTCAACAGACTCTATTTTAGAAAATGCTGAAAAGATTATTTATCATTCTTGCAATGTGAAGCGTCAGATTGTTGTTGAGGACGAATTGGATAATGGTGTTCGTCTTTACCTCAATTTTGGTCATACTATTGGTCATGCTATTGAAGCGACTGCAGGTTATGGCAAAGTGATGCATGGCGAAGCCGTGGCTATTGGGATGGTTCAGATTTCGCGTATTGCTGAGACAAAAGGACTCATGCCGCAAGGAATAACAGAAAAAATAGAGGCCATGTGTTTGAAATTTGGCTTACCTACTGACTATAGTCCGTGGAATGTTGAACCTATGTACCAAGCATTAAAGCATGATAAAAAAACGCGTGGCCAAATGATAAAAATGGTTGTTGTTCCCCAACTAGGACAGGCTGCTATCAATCAAATCAGCCTAGAAGAAATGAAAGAGTATTTGGAGAAGTGA
- a CDS encoding shikimate dehydrogenase — MQIDGYTRLAAVVATPIKHSISPFIHNYAFEKTGVNGVYVAWDIPESELQVTLENIMRYDMFGINISMPYKQAVIPYLDEVTKAADLIGAVNTIVNRDGRLIGYNTDGFGFFKSLGTFADFDVADKVITILGGGGAATAIIAQAAINGVKKINIFNQTAFLEKTKEKAKQISSKTGAAIEVFPVEDLNMIQKKVLVSDLFVNATNVGMDGKSMIINDSFEFPPNLMVADVIYQPFETPFLRLVRSRGLKAVNGLGMLLFQAAAAFELWTGKEMPSQEIWQALEKKYKSK, encoded by the coding sequence ATGCAAATTGATGGTTATACACGTTTAGCAGCTGTTGTCGCGACACCAATTAAACATTCTATCTCACCTTTTATTCACAACTACGCTTTTGAAAAAACTGGTGTCAATGGTGTTTATGTTGCTTGGGATATTCCAGAGTCAGAACTGCAAGTAACTTTAGAAAATATCATGCGTTATGATATGTTTGGCATTAACATCTCCATGCCTTACAAGCAGGCAGTTATTCCTTATCTTGATGAAGTAACGAAAGCAGCAGATTTAATTGGGGCTGTTAATACTATTGTTAATCGTGATGGCAGATTGATCGGTTACAATACAGATGGTTTTGGTTTCTTTAAGAGTTTGGGAACCTTTGCAGATTTCGATGTTGCAGATAAGGTCATAACCATACTTGGTGGCGGAGGAGCTGCAACTGCCATTATTGCACAAGCAGCTATCAATGGTGTTAAGAAAATTAATATTTTTAATCAAACAGCCTTTCTTGAAAAAACAAAAGAAAAAGCTAAACAAATATCAAGTAAAACAGGCGCTGCTATTGAAGTGTTTCCTGTTGAGGACTTAAACATGATTCAAAAAAAGGTATTAGTATCTGATTTATTTGTTAATGCGACCAATGTTGGTATGGATGGCAAATCAATGATTATTAATGATAGTTTTGAATTTCCACCAAACCTTATGGTTGCAGATGTCATTTATCAACCCTTTGAAACACCATTTTTACGCTTAGTACGCAGTCGTGGGTTAAAGGCTGTGAATGGTTTGGGCATGCTTCTTTTTCAGGCGGCTGCAGCTTTTGAACTTTGGACTGGTAAAGAAATGCCGAGTCAGGAAATCTGGCAGGCTCTAGAAAAAAAATACAAGTCTAAATAA
- the aroD gene encoding type I 3-dehydroquinate dehydratase → MKIVVPVMPQNIEEANQLDLTRIDSTDIIEWRADYLVKDDILTVAPAIFEKFSGHEVIFTLRTEKEGGNISLSNEDYLAIIRDIAALYQPDYIDFEYFSYRDVLEEMYDFSNLILSYHNFEETPENLMEVFSELTALAPRVVKIAVMPKNEQDVLDLMNYTRGFKTLNPNQEYVTMSMSKLGRISRLAADLIGSSWTFASLEQESAPGQISLADMRKIKEVLDAN, encoded by the coding sequence ATGAAAATAGTAGTTCCTGTTATGCCTCAAAATATTGAAGAGGCTAACCAACTTGATTTAACGAGGATTGATAGTACAGATATTATTGAATGGCGGGCAGATTATTTAGTTAAAGATGATATTTTAACGGTAGCACCGGCTATTTTTGAAAAGTTCTCGGGTCATGAAGTGATTTTTACTTTGCGTACAGAAAAAGAAGGAGGAAATATTTCTCTTTCTAATGAAGACTATCTTGCTATCATCCGTGATATTGCGGCTCTTTATCAGCCTGATTACATTGACTTTGAATATTTTTCCTACCGTGATGTTTTAGAGGAAATGTATGATTTTTCAAATCTTATTTTGTCTTATCACAATTTTGAAGAAACACCAGAAAATTTAATGGAAGTCTTTTCAGAGTTAACAGCTTTAGCTCCGCGTGTTGTCAAGATTGCTGTCATGCCTAAAAATGAACAGGATGTTCTTGATTTGATGAACTATACAAGAGGTTTTAAAACTTTAAATCCCAATCAGGAATATGTGACTATGTCTATGTCGAAACTAGGTCGGATATCACGTTTAGCAGCTGATTTAATAGGCAGTTCGTGGACCTTTGCCAGCTTGGAACAAGAAAGCGCTCCGGGACAGATTTCTTTGGCAGATATGCGTAAAATTAAGGAGGTTCTAGATGCAAATTGA
- a CDS encoding class I SAM-dependent rRNA methyltransferase → MIKLMVGSFAEKKLKRGVQLLSSRDYPNLNLDNQVVQLYSDADIFLGTAYLSKQNKGVGWLISPKKVSLNVTYFIKLFQWSKDKRKNFAHSKLTTAYRLFNQDGDSFGGVTIDCYGDFVLFSWYNSFVYQIRDEIVAAFRQVYPNFLGAYEKIRFKGIDNVSAHLYGQEAPEQFLILENGISYNVFLNDGLMTGIFLDQRQVRNELINGSAAGKTVLNLFSYTAAFSVAAAMGGAMATTSVDLAKRSRALSLAHFEANHLDMANHQLVVMDVFDYFKYARRHHLTYDIIIIDPPSFARNKKEVFSVSKDYHKLIRQGLEILSENGLIIASTNAANMTVSQFKKQIEKGFGKQKHTYLDLQQLPSDFAVNVQDESSNYLKVFTIKV, encoded by the coding sequence ATGATTAAACTTATGGTGGGTTCTTTTGCGGAGAAAAAACTTAAACGAGGGGTGCAATTATTAAGTAGCAGAGATTATCCAAATTTAAATTTGGATAATCAAGTTGTTCAGTTATATTCTGACGCAGATATTTTTTTAGGAACAGCCTATTTATCAAAGCAAAATAAAGGCGTTGGTTGGTTGATCTCACCTAAAAAAGTATCACTTAATGTGACTTATTTTATTAAATTATTTCAATGGTCTAAAGATAAGCGAAAAAATTTTGCTCATTCTAAATTAACAACAGCCTACCGTCTTTTTAATCAAGATGGTGATTCTTTTGGTGGTGTGACAATTGATTGCTATGGTGATTTTGTGCTTTTTTCTTGGTACAATTCTTTTGTTTATCAGATTAGAGATGAGATAGTAGCTGCTTTTCGTCAAGTGTATCCGAATTTTTTAGGTGCCTATGAGAAGATTCGATTCAAAGGGATTGATAATGTTTCTGCTCATCTTTATGGTCAAGAAGCACCAGAACAATTTCTTATTTTGGAAAATGGGATATCTTATAATGTCTTCTTAAACGATGGTCTCATGACAGGTATTTTTTTGGACCAGCGCCAAGTAAGAAATGAGTTGATTAATGGATCAGCTGCGGGAAAAACTGTTTTAAATCTCTTTTCATACACAGCAGCTTTTTCTGTTGCTGCTGCTATGGGCGGTGCAATGGCAACGACTTCGGTGGATTTGGCTAAACGCTCAAGAGCTCTGTCCTTGGCTCATTTTGAGGCGAATCATTTGGACATGGCAAATCATCAATTAGTGGTCATGGATGTTTTCGACTATTTTAAATATGCTAGGCGTCATCACTTAACCTATGATATTATTATTATTGATCCTCCTAGTTTTGCCAGAAATAAAAAAGAGGTTTTTTCTGTTTCCAAAGATTATCATAAGTTAATTAGACAGGGGTTGGAGATTTTATCTGAAAACGGTCTTATCATTGCTTCAACGAATGCAGCTAATATGACAGTTTCTCAGTTTAAAAAACAAATCGAAAAAGGTTTCGGAAAACAAAAGCATACTTATCTTGATTTACAGCAATTGCCAAGTGATTTTGCAGTAAATGTTCAAGACGAAAGCAGCAATTATTTAAAAGTATTTACAATAAAGGTTTAG
- a CDS encoding LTA synthase family protein, translating to MKKIAKFLLSAVNTRLGFILTLVFIYWLKTIWAYNVDFSLDLDKSYQFFLTLINPIPISLLLLGLALYIKNTRIFYFTAIVIYTLLNILLIANSIYFREFSDFLTVSAALASSKTSAGLGASALNLLRPWDAIYILDYVILITLFSLKKLSFDQRPFNKRASFAISALSGLLFSVNLFMAEIDRPELLTRGFSNIYVVRALGLPAFSAYSANQTYQTQKVRSEATASEFNTVKKYVKEHYAAPNPKYYGLAKGKNVIVLHLESFQQFLIDYKLNIDGKQYEVTPFLNSLYHSKETFAFSNFFHQVKAGKTSDAETLMETSLFGLNQGSFFVQYGGDNTQQAAPHILKDTNNYSSAVFHGNIGTFWNRNNAYKQLGYQHFFDQSYMSKMTKDNSFQYGLNDKVMFADSIKYLEHMQQPFYTKFITVSNHYPYQSLDGDDTGFPLAKTEDKTINGYFATANYLDAAIKDFFDYLKASGLYKNSIIVMYGDHYGIANSRNTDLAPLLGKDSQTWTEYNNAMLQRVPYMIHVPGTDKGFISNTYGGEVDALPTLLHLLGIDNKNYIELGQDLLSPNNKQLVAFRSEGNYITPNYTSYSGRVYDTKTGVEITNPDEATTAKLKELRDAADKQLNTSDNIQTGDLLRFDKDSGLKPIDIGSISYKKDSLKKLKKIEKKLDKNSTSLYSKNGNKSTQDLYKAPSYKELHPEESSKESSTTTSSK from the coding sequence ATGAAAAAAATCGCTAAATTTCTCTTAAGCGCTGTTAATACCCGTTTAGGGTTTATTTTAACGCTTGTATTCATTTATTGGCTAAAAACAATTTGGGCTTATAATGTTGATTTTAGTTTAGATTTAGACAAATCATACCAATTTTTTTTGACACTAATAAACCCCATTCCCATTAGTTTGTTGCTGTTAGGATTGGCACTTTATATCAAAAATACACGCATCTTTTATTTCACTGCGATTGTTATTTATACTCTACTTAATATTCTTCTCATTGCTAATTCTATTTACTTTCGAGAATTTTCAGACTTTCTAACAGTTAGTGCAGCACTAGCAAGCAGCAAGACTTCTGCTGGTTTAGGGGCTTCTGCCCTTAATTTATTGAGACCTTGGGATGCTATCTATATTCTAGATTATGTCATTTTAATCACTCTTTTTTCTCTTAAAAAACTTTCTTTTGACCAAAGACCCTTCAACAAAAGAGCTAGCTTTGCTATTTCTGCTCTCTCAGGTCTCCTTTTTTCTGTCAATCTTTTCATGGCTGAAATTGATCGGCCTGAATTACTAACACGTGGGTTTTCAAATATTTATGTTGTCCGTGCTTTAGGGTTGCCAGCATTCAGTGCCTACAGTGCTAATCAAACTTACCAAACACAAAAAGTACGCTCAGAAGCAACTGCTTCTGAATTCAATACTGTTAAAAAATATGTAAAAGAACATTATGCCGCTCCCAACCCTAAATACTACGGGCTTGCAAAGGGTAAAAATGTCATTGTGCTTCATTTAGAAAGTTTTCAGCAATTTCTGATTGATTATAAGCTCAATATTGATGGCAAACAATATGAAGTAACACCTTTTTTGAATTCACTTTACCATTCTAAGGAAACATTTGCTTTTTCAAACTTCTTCCATCAAGTTAAGGCCGGAAAGACTTCTGATGCTGAAACATTAATGGAGACATCACTCTTTGGTTTAAACCAAGGCTCCTTCTTCGTTCAATACGGAGGTGATAATACACAGCAGGCTGCACCGCATATTCTAAAGGATACCAACAATTACAGCAGTGCCGTCTTTCATGGTAATATCGGTACTTTCTGGAACCGTAATAATGCCTACAAACAATTGGGCTATCAACATTTCTTTGATCAATCTTATATGTCAAAAATGACTAAGGACAACTCTTTCCAATATGGGCTTAATGATAAAGTTATGTTTGCAGATTCCATTAAATACTTGGAACACATGCAACAGCCTTTCTACACAAAATTTATCACCGTTTCGAATCACTACCCTTATCAAAGTTTAGATGGTGATGATACTGGCTTTCCTCTTGCCAAAACAGAAGATAAAACAATTAATGGCTACTTTGCTACAGCTAACTATCTAGATGCTGCTATCAAAGATTTCTTTGATTACTTAAAAGCCTCTGGTTTATACAAAAATTCCATTATTGTTATGTATGGTGACCACTATGGTATTGCTAATTCAAGAAATACTGATCTTGCACCACTTTTAGGCAAGGATTCACAAACTTGGACTGAATACAACAATGCTATGTTACAGCGTGTTCCTTATATGATTCACGTTCCCGGAACAGATAAAGGATTTATCAGTAACACCTATGGCGGAGAAGTTGATGCTTTGCCAACACTGCTTCACCTTTTGGGTATTGATAATAAAAATTATATTGAACTAGGACAAGATTTACTATCTCCTAACAACAAGCAGCTTGTTGCTTTCCGTTCCGAAGGTAATTATATTACACCTAATTATACAAGTTACAGTGGCCGTGTTTACGACACTAAAACAGGTGTTGAGATCACAAATCCAGACGAAGCAACGACTGCTAAACTGAAAGAACTTCGTGATGCAGCAGACAAACAGTTAAATACAAGCGATAACATTCAAACAGGTGATTTACTGCGTTTTGATAAGGATAGTGGTCTAAAACCAATTGATATCGGTTCTATTTCATATAAAAAGGATTCTCTGAAGAAACTAAAGAAGATTGAAAAGAAACTAGATAAGAATTCAACCAGTCTTTATAGCAAAAATGGTAACAAATCAACTCAAGATTTATACAAGGCACCAAGTTATAAAGAACTACACCCAGAAGAATCATCAAAAGAATCCTCAACAACTACATCATCAAAATAA
- a CDS encoding HAD family hydrolase, whose product MITAIVFDVDDTIYDQQAPYRIAVGKCFPDFDMANINQAYIRFRHYSDTGFPRVMANEWTTEYFRFWRCQKTLLDFDYRQIGEEEGQYFQEIYEKELDQISMLDEMRLTLDFLKEKNIPMGVITNGPTEHQLKKVKKLGLYDYVDPKRVLVSQATGFQKPQKEIFNLAAEQFEMNPDTTLYVGDSYDNDIKGAHDSGWHSMWFNHRGRRLKAGTKPVFDLQIDSFEQLYGAVKVLFDLPSHKFIFDANDYTNPILQLGINNGLMMAAERLLESNMSIDKVVILLRLDKNQERILRLKYAN is encoded by the coding sequence ATGATTACTGCGATTGTTTTTGATGTTGATGATACGATCTATGATCAACAGGCACCATACAGAATTGCCGTGGGAAAGTGTTTCCCTGATTTTGATATGGCAAATATAAATCAGGCTTATATCCGTTTCCGCCACTACTCTGATACAGGTTTTCCACGTGTTATGGCTAATGAATGGACAACTGAGTATTTTCGTTTCTGGCGCTGCCAAAAAACCTTGTTGGATTTTGATTATCGGCAGATTGGCGAAGAGGAAGGTCAGTATTTTCAAGAAATCTATGAAAAAGAACTTGACCAGATTAGCATGTTGGATGAGATGCGCTTGACTTTGGATTTTCTTAAAGAAAAGAATATTCCCATGGGAGTCATTACAAATGGGCCGACTGAGCATCAATTAAAAAAAGTTAAGAAGTTAGGCCTTTATGATTATGTTGATCCTAAGCGTGTCTTGGTCAGTCAGGCAACAGGTTTTCAAAAACCTCAAAAGGAAATCTTTAATTTAGCTGCTGAGCAGTTTGAAATGAATCCAGATACCACTTTGTATGTGGGAGATTCTTATGATAATGACATCAAGGGAGCCCATGATAGTGGCTGGCATTCTATGTGGTTTAATCACCGTGGCCGTCGTTTAAAAGCTGGAACGAAGCCTGTTTTTGATTTGCAGATTGATTCTTTTGAACAGCTTTACGGTGCAGTCAAAGTTTTGTTTGATCTACCTAGTCATAAATTTATTTTTGACGCTAATGATTATACTAATCCTATTTTACAGTTGGGGATTAACAATGGTTTAATGATGGCGGCAGAACGTTTGCTTGAAAGTAATATGAGTATTGATAAGGTCGTTATTTTACTTCGGCTAGATAAAAATCAAGAAAGAATACTGCGTTTAAAATATGCAAACTAA
- a CDS encoding LysM peptidoglycan-binding domain-containing protein has protein sequence MKKKHLWTSVVMLGALMVPIVVQTRAVANNFYADQTNAQRADITNWVANTPEQINHNISSQNINVNHLNGERYIIQWGDTLWGISQATGISIKKLAYDNNITNVDLIYAGDILILNRDGKVPTSYTYKGTGYYCAHTSININYFYGDDNSVVIINNTSYYADNHIKHNYSVDNNENSDSQKDSATSKDDSSFAKKKTEDNSKASSNKKSVNTEEKALDEDTYQDVVQKEINKLIHKKVEEGKITFLSHDPADAEAITAKTEDLEEKVLYDQQQQVQLDNVTYTEKSAKEVAKKIYNQLIKDDYLTELIDAQAVQLDVEKENNTSLLFNLKVYNKSETSTTESSSKDKNGVATDSPDSDNDKNSDSTISSEQSTDSNANQSSNATTQSIDAASDY, from the coding sequence ATGAAGAAAAAACATCTTTGGACAAGTGTTGTCATGTTGGGTGCTCTTATGGTACCAATAGTAGTGCAAACAAGAGCAGTAGCCAATAACTTTTATGCCGATCAAACTAACGCTCAACGTGCTGATATCACCAATTGGGTAGCTAATACTCCAGAGCAAATCAACCACAACATCTCATCTCAAAACATCAATGTCAATCATTTAAATGGTGAACGTTATATTATACAGTGGGGTGATACTCTTTGGGGAATTTCACAAGCAACAGGTATCTCTATTAAAAAACTGGCCTATGATAATAATATTACCAATGTGGATTTGATCTATGCAGGAGATATTTTAATCCTTAACCGTGATGGTAAAGTTCCTACAAGTTATACTTATAAAGGTACAGGTTATTATTGTGCTCATACTTCAATTAATATTAATTATTTTTATGGAGATGATAATAGCGTTGTGATTATCAATAATACTTCTTATTATGCTGATAATCATATCAAACATAATTATTCTGTTGACAATAATGAAAATAGTGATTCTCAGAAAGATTCAGCAACTTCTAAAGATGATTCATCATTTGCTAAGAAAAAGACTGAAGACAATAGCAAAGCTTCTTCGAATAAAAAATCAGTAAACACTGAAGAAAAAGCATTAGACGAAGATACCTACCAAGATGTTGTTCAAAAAGAGATTAATAAACTTATTCATAAAAAAGTTGAAGAAGGTAAGATTACTTTTCTCTCACATGATCCAGCAGATGCTGAAGCAATCACCGCTAAAACAGAAGATTTAGAAGAAAAAGTCCTGTATGACCAACAGCAACAGGTGCAGTTAGACAATGTCACTTATACTGAAAAATCCGCTAAAGAAGTTGCTAAAAAAATTTACAATCAATTAATAAAAGATGATTATCTAACAGAATTAATAGATGCTCAAGCCGTTCAATTAGATGTTGAAAAAGAAAATAACACAAGCCTCCTCTTTAACTTAAAAGTTTATAACAAATCTGAAACATCAACGACAGAGAGTTCATCAAAAGACAAAAACGGAGTAGCTACAGATAGTCCAGACAGCGATAATGATAAGAACAGTGATTCAACAATATCCAGTGAACAATCAACTGATTCAAATGCTAACCAATCATCAAATGCAACGACACAATCAATTGATGCTGCTTCTGATTATTAA
- the lysS gene encoding lysine--tRNA ligase — protein sequence MSHQHTEELNDQQIVRREKMEALTEQGIDPFGKRFERTATSGQLKEKYADKTKEELHDINETATIAGRLMTKRGKGKVGFAHLQDREGQIQIYVRKDTVGDDNYQIFKKADIGDFLGVEGEIMRTDMGELSIKATHITHLSKALRPLPEKFHGLTDVETIYRKRYLDLISNRESLERFITRSKIISEIRRYLDGLGFLEVETPVLHNEAGGAAAKPFTTHHNAQDMDMVLRIATELHLKRLIVGGMERVYEMGRIFRNEGMDATHNPEFTSIEVYQAYADFEDIMDLTEGIVQHAATAVKGNGPITYQGTEIKINEPFKRAHIVDLIKEVTGVDFWKEMTLAEAQALAQEKNVPLEKHYTSVGHIINAFFEEFVEETLIQPIFVYGHPVEVSPLAKKNADDPRFTDRFELFIMTKEYGNAFTELNDPIDQLERFKAQAAAKELGDDEATGIDYDYVEALEYGMPPTGGLGIGIDRLVMLLTDTTTIRDVLLFPTMK from the coding sequence ATGTCACATCAACATACAGAAGAATTGAATGACCAACAAATTGTCCGCCGCGAAAAAATGGAGGCTTTGACTGAACAAGGAATAGATCCATTTGGCAAGCGTTTTGAACGTACGGCTACTTCTGGTCAATTAAAAGAAAAATATGCTGACAAAACAAAAGAAGAATTACATGACATCAATGAAACAGCTACCATTGCTGGACGTCTGATGACCAAACGAGGTAAAGGTAAGGTTGGCTTTGCCCACCTTCAAGACCGCGAGGGTCAAATTCAAATTTATGTCCGTAAAGATACTGTTGGCGATGATAATTATCAAATTTTTAAAAAGGCGGATATTGGAGACTTTTTAGGTGTAGAAGGTGAAATTATGCGTACAGATATGGGAGAGCTTTCTATCAAAGCTACGCATATAACGCATCTTTCCAAGGCACTGCGTCCACTGCCTGAAAAATTCCATGGTTTAACTGATGTTGAAACCATCTACCGCAAGCGTTACCTCGATTTGATTTCTAACCGCGAGAGTCTGGAACGCTTTATCACTCGTTCAAAAATCATCTCAGAAATCCGTCGCTATCTGGATGGCCTTGGTTTCTTAGAAGTAGAAACGCCTGTCCTTCATAATGAAGCTGGTGGTGCTGCTGCTAAACCCTTCACAACCCATCATAACGCTCAAGATATGGATATGGTTCTTCGTATCGCAACAGAGCTGCATTTAAAACGACTGATTGTTGGTGGTATGGAAAGAGTTTATGAAATGGGACGTATTTTCCGTAATGAAGGAATGGATGCCACTCATAATCCTGAGTTCACTTCAATTGAAGTTTACCAAGCCTATGCTGACTTTGAAGATATCATGGATTTAACAGAAGGTATTGTGCAACATGCTGCTACAGCCGTTAAAGGTAATGGTCCTATTACTTATCAAGGTACCGAAATTAAGATTAATGAACCCTTCAAACGTGCTCACATTGTTGATTTAATCAAGGAAGTGACTGGTGTTGATTTTTGGAAAGAAATGACCTTGGCGGAAGCACAGGCTCTTGCTCAAGAAAAAAATGTTCCACTTGAAAAACACTACACTTCTGTTGGACACATTATCAATGCCTTCTTTGAAGAATTCGTCGAAGAAACACTCATTCAACCAATCTTTGTTTATGGCCATCCTGTTGAAGTTTCACCACTAGCTAAGAAAAATGCAGATGACCCTCGTTTCACAGACCGTTTTGAACTTTTCATTATGACTAAGGAATACGGAAATGCCTTCACTGAATTAAATGACCCAATTGATCAATTGGAGCGCTTTAAAGCTCAAGCCGCTGCCAAAGAATTGGGAGACGACGAAGCCACAGGCATTGACTATGACTATGTTGAAGCCCTTGAATACGGCATGCCACCAACAGGCGGACTCGGTATTGGTATTGACCGCTTAGTCATGCTCTTAACAGACACAACAACCATTCGTGATGTATTGTTATTCCCAACGATGAAGTAA